The Mauremys mutica isolate MM-2020 ecotype Southern chromosome 1, ASM2049712v1, whole genome shotgun sequence genome has a segment encoding these proteins:
- the LOC123366313 gene encoding interleukin-1 receptor-like 2 isoform X1 encodes MAAAVFTCSVILVFLSSVKAEECVVHDVLHSQNLVSVLVREPLIIDCLLDKTLALQHMNYNFTWYKSGRKMPVTQVKLSRIHQHENLLWFMPAILEDSGSYECVMWNLTSCNKIYFSVTVFKNTAGLCFNGDFLYAQEISASSNEKIVCPHLDYFRDEKNTLPIHWYKECNLIDNERFLSWDDDLIINSANVNDSGNYSCKMTYNYMEKEYNISRNIYVTVIETPLKKKTEILYPRNNTIEVELGSSVIVDCNVSSSKDNSIGISWRVNNTLVNFLFMGRVQEGNQEDSFPDGYLFSTVTLNITEVKQEDYGCQFVCHAGEVAAYIALRQPVRNFQGYLIGGLIAPVFVIIVAILIYKYFKVDIVLWYRKSCHPFLSKEVSDGKIYDAYVLYPKINKVDCIYTPDNFVLKLLPQVLERQCGYNLFILGRDDLPGKAVVNVVDETIKQSRRLIIVLVPESSSCSLLEDIFEQQLAVYNALVRDGIKVILIELDKIKDYTNMPESIKYIKQKHGAIRWKGDFTEKSHSANTKFWKNVRYRMPPRRPVFSELHLLPTALNTFQTTER; translated from the exons ATGGCTGCAGCTGTGTTTACCTGTAGCGTAATCCTAGTGTTTCTGTCTTCAGTGAAGGCAG AGGAATGCGTGGTACATGATGTGCTGCATAGTCAAAATTTGGTATCTGTACTGGTAAGAGAACCGCTTATTATTGATTGTTTATTAGATAAAACACTGGCTCTTCAGCACATGAATTACAACTTCACTTGGTATAAAAGTGGGAGAAAAATGCCTGTAACTCAAGTGAAACTTTCCAGAATACATCAGCACGAGAACTTGCTTTGGTTTATGCCTGCAATTTTAGAAGACTCAGGATCCTATGAATGTGTCATGTG GAATTTAACAAGCTGCAACAAAATATATTTCAGTGTGACAGTTTTCAAAAATACTGCTGGTTTGTGTTTTAATGGAGATTTTCTCTATGCTCAAGAGATATCCGCATCATCAAATGAAAAGATTGTGTGTCCTCATCTAGACTATTTCAGAGATGAGAAAAATACTTTACCCATTCACTGGTATAAG GAATGTAATCTGATTGACAATGAAAGATTTCTAAGTTGGGATGATGATCTCATAATAAATAGTGCAAATGTAAATGATTCAGGAAATTACTCATGCAAAATGACATATAATTATATGGAAAAAGAATATAACATTTCACGAAACATTTATGTAACTGTTATAG aaacCCCACTGAAGAAGAAAACTGAAATTCTTTATCCAAGAAACAACACAATTGAAGTGGAACTTG GGTCCAGTGTTATCGTGGACTGCAATGTATCAAGTTCTAAAGATAATTCAATTGGAATATCCTGGAGAGTCAATAATACTTTAGTCAATTTTTTGTTTATGGGGAGAGTCCAAGAGGGAAATCA AGAAGATTCTTTCCCAGATGGGTACTTATTCTCTACAGTGACGCTCAACATCACAGAAGTGAAGCAAGAGGATTATGGATGTCAGTTTGTGTGTCATGCTGGTGAAGTTGCAGCCTACATTGCATTAAGACAGCCAG TTCGAAATTTTCAAGGATACTTGATTGGAGGACTCATTGCACCAGTGTTTGTAATAATTGTTGCCATATTAATCTACAAGTATTTCAAGGTTGACATTGTGCTCTGGTATCGAAAATCCTGTCATCCCTTTCTGAGTAAAGAAG TTTCAGATGGGAAGATCTATGATGCTTATGTATTGTATCCAAAAATCAACAAAGTAGATTGCATCTACACACCAGATAACTTTGTGCTAAAGCTGCTTCCTCAGGTTTTAGAGAGACAGTGTGGATATAATCTGTTTATACTTGGAAGAGATGATTTACCAGGAAAAG CTGTGGTCAATGTTGTTGATGAAACCATTAAACAAAGCAGAAGGCTTATAATTGTATTAGTACCAGAATCATCAAGTTGCAGTTTATTAGAGGATATCTTTGAACAGCAACTGGCTGTGTACAATGCTCTTGTCCGGGATGGAATTAAAGTTATTCTGATTGAGCTAGATAAAATAAAGGACTATACGAACATGCCAGAATCAATTAAATACATTAAGCAAAAGCATGGGGCCATCAGATGGAAAGGAGACTTCACAGAGAAATCTCATTCAGCAAATACAAAATTTTGGAAAAATGTCAGATACCGAATGCCACCCAGACGTCCAGTTTTTTCAGAACTACACTTGCTGCCAACAGCCTTGAACACCTTTCAAACCACAGAAAGATGA
- the LOC123366313 gene encoding interleukin-1 receptor-like 2 isoform X3 encodes MMCCIVKIWYLYWNLTSCNKIYFSVTVFKNTAGLCFNGDFLYAQEISASSNEKIVCPHLDYFRDEKNTLPIHWYKECNLIDNERFLSWDDDLIINSANVNDSGNYSCKMTYNYMEKEYNISRNIYVTVIETPLKKKTEILYPRNNTIEVELGSSVIVDCNVSSSKDNSIGISWRVNNTLVNFLFMGRVQEGNQEDSFPDGYLFSTVTLNITEVKQEDYGCQFVCHAGEVAAYIALRQPVRNFQGYLIGGLIAPVFVIIVAILIYKYFKVDIVLWYRKSCHPFLSKEVSDGKIYDAYVLYPKINKVDCIYTPDNFVLKLLPQVLERQCGYNLFILGRDDLPGKAVVNVVDETIKQSRRLIIVLVPESSSCSLLEDIFEQQLAVYNALVRDGIKVILIELDKIKDYTNMPESIKYIKQKHGAIRWKGDFTEKSHSANTKFWKNVRYRMPPRRPVFSELHLLPTALNTFQTTER; translated from the exons ATGATGTGCTGCATAGTCAAAATTTGGTATCTGTACTG GAATTTAACAAGCTGCAACAAAATATATTTCAGTGTGACAGTTTTCAAAAATACTGCTGGTTTGTGTTTTAATGGAGATTTTCTCTATGCTCAAGAGATATCCGCATCATCAAATGAAAAGATTGTGTGTCCTCATCTAGACTATTTCAGAGATGAGAAAAATACTTTACCCATTCACTGGTATAAG GAATGTAATCTGATTGACAATGAAAGATTTCTAAGTTGGGATGATGATCTCATAATAAATAGTGCAAATGTAAATGATTCAGGAAATTACTCATGCAAAATGACATATAATTATATGGAAAAAGAATATAACATTTCACGAAACATTTATGTAACTGTTATAG aaacCCCACTGAAGAAGAAAACTGAAATTCTTTATCCAAGAAACAACACAATTGAAGTGGAACTTG GGTCCAGTGTTATCGTGGACTGCAATGTATCAAGTTCTAAAGATAATTCAATTGGAATATCCTGGAGAGTCAATAATACTTTAGTCAATTTTTTGTTTATGGGGAGAGTCCAAGAGGGAAATCA AGAAGATTCTTTCCCAGATGGGTACTTATTCTCTACAGTGACGCTCAACATCACAGAAGTGAAGCAAGAGGATTATGGATGTCAGTTTGTGTGTCATGCTGGTGAAGTTGCAGCCTACATTGCATTAAGACAGCCAG TTCGAAATTTTCAAGGATACTTGATTGGAGGACTCATTGCACCAGTGTTTGTAATAATTGTTGCCATATTAATCTACAAGTATTTCAAGGTTGACATTGTGCTCTGGTATCGAAAATCCTGTCATCCCTTTCTGAGTAAAGAAG TTTCAGATGGGAAGATCTATGATGCTTATGTATTGTATCCAAAAATCAACAAAGTAGATTGCATCTACACACCAGATAACTTTGTGCTAAAGCTGCTTCCTCAGGTTTTAGAGAGACAGTGTGGATATAATCTGTTTATACTTGGAAGAGATGATTTACCAGGAAAAG CTGTGGTCAATGTTGTTGATGAAACCATTAAACAAAGCAGAAGGCTTATAATTGTATTAGTACCAGAATCATCAAGTTGCAGTTTATTAGAGGATATCTTTGAACAGCAACTGGCTGTGTACAATGCTCTTGTCCGGGATGGAATTAAAGTTATTCTGATTGAGCTAGATAAAATAAAGGACTATACGAACATGCCAGAATCAATTAAATACATTAAGCAAAAGCATGGGGCCATCAGATGGAAAGGAGACTTCACAGAGAAATCTCATTCAGCAAATACAAAATTTTGGAAAAATGTCAGATACCGAATGCCACCCAGACGTCCAGTTTTTTCAGAACTACACTTGCTGCCAACAGCCTTGAACACCTTTCAAACCACAGAAAGATGA
- the LOC123366313 gene encoding interleukin-1 receptor-like 2 isoform X2, translating into MAAAVFTCSVILVFLSSVKADKTLALQHMNYNFTWYKSGRKMPVTQVKLSRIHQHENLLWFMPAILEDSGSYECVMWNLTSCNKIYFSVTVFKNTAGLCFNGDFLYAQEISASSNEKIVCPHLDYFRDEKNTLPIHWYKECNLIDNERFLSWDDDLIINSANVNDSGNYSCKMTYNYMEKEYNISRNIYVTVIETPLKKKTEILYPRNNTIEVELGSSVIVDCNVSSSKDNSIGISWRVNNTLVNFLFMGRVQEGNQEDSFPDGYLFSTVTLNITEVKQEDYGCQFVCHAGEVAAYIALRQPVRNFQGYLIGGLIAPVFVIIVAILIYKYFKVDIVLWYRKSCHPFLSKEVSDGKIYDAYVLYPKINKVDCIYTPDNFVLKLLPQVLERQCGYNLFILGRDDLPGKAVVNVVDETIKQSRRLIIVLVPESSSCSLLEDIFEQQLAVYNALVRDGIKVILIELDKIKDYTNMPESIKYIKQKHGAIRWKGDFTEKSHSANTKFWKNVRYRMPPRRPVFSELHLLPTALNTFQTTER; encoded by the exons ATGGCTGCAGCTGTGTTTACCTGTAGCGTAATCCTAGTGTTTCTGTCTTCAGTGAAGGCAG ATAAAACACTGGCTCTTCAGCACATGAATTACAACTTCACTTGGTATAAAAGTGGGAGAAAAATGCCTGTAACTCAAGTGAAACTTTCCAGAATACATCAGCACGAGAACTTGCTTTGGTTTATGCCTGCAATTTTAGAAGACTCAGGATCCTATGAATGTGTCATGTG GAATTTAACAAGCTGCAACAAAATATATTTCAGTGTGACAGTTTTCAAAAATACTGCTGGTTTGTGTTTTAATGGAGATTTTCTCTATGCTCAAGAGATATCCGCATCATCAAATGAAAAGATTGTGTGTCCTCATCTAGACTATTTCAGAGATGAGAAAAATACTTTACCCATTCACTGGTATAAG GAATGTAATCTGATTGACAATGAAAGATTTCTAAGTTGGGATGATGATCTCATAATAAATAGTGCAAATGTAAATGATTCAGGAAATTACTCATGCAAAATGACATATAATTATATGGAAAAAGAATATAACATTTCACGAAACATTTATGTAACTGTTATAG aaacCCCACTGAAGAAGAAAACTGAAATTCTTTATCCAAGAAACAACACAATTGAAGTGGAACTTG GGTCCAGTGTTATCGTGGACTGCAATGTATCAAGTTCTAAAGATAATTCAATTGGAATATCCTGGAGAGTCAATAATACTTTAGTCAATTTTTTGTTTATGGGGAGAGTCCAAGAGGGAAATCA AGAAGATTCTTTCCCAGATGGGTACTTATTCTCTACAGTGACGCTCAACATCACAGAAGTGAAGCAAGAGGATTATGGATGTCAGTTTGTGTGTCATGCTGGTGAAGTTGCAGCCTACATTGCATTAAGACAGCCAG TTCGAAATTTTCAAGGATACTTGATTGGAGGACTCATTGCACCAGTGTTTGTAATAATTGTTGCCATATTAATCTACAAGTATTTCAAGGTTGACATTGTGCTCTGGTATCGAAAATCCTGTCATCCCTTTCTGAGTAAAGAAG TTTCAGATGGGAAGATCTATGATGCTTATGTATTGTATCCAAAAATCAACAAAGTAGATTGCATCTACACACCAGATAACTTTGTGCTAAAGCTGCTTCCTCAGGTTTTAGAGAGACAGTGTGGATATAATCTGTTTATACTTGGAAGAGATGATTTACCAGGAAAAG CTGTGGTCAATGTTGTTGATGAAACCATTAAACAAAGCAGAAGGCTTATAATTGTATTAGTACCAGAATCATCAAGTTGCAGTTTATTAGAGGATATCTTTGAACAGCAACTGGCTGTGTACAATGCTCTTGTCCGGGATGGAATTAAAGTTATTCTGATTGAGCTAGATAAAATAAAGGACTATACGAACATGCCAGAATCAATTAAATACATTAAGCAAAAGCATGGGGCCATCAGATGGAAAGGAGACTTCACAGAGAAATCTCATTCAGCAAATACAAAATTTTGGAAAAATGTCAGATACCGAATGCCACCCAGACGTCCAGTTTTTTCAGAACTACACTTGCTGCCAACAGCCTTGAACACCTTTCAAACCACAGAAAGATGA